In one Castor canadensis chromosome 15, mCasCan1.hap1v2, whole genome shotgun sequence genomic region, the following are encoded:
- the LOC109679157 gene encoding olfactory receptor 2B11-like, which translates to MKEENVSFPNTFILLIFSEYPWLEIPLFGVVLVSYTLILLGNSSIILLSVVEPRLQTPMYFFLDNLSVLDLCVTCTIVPQLLTTLWSLEKTIASWGCITQAYLFHWTSCTECALLAVMAFDRYVAICHPLRYTLIMHAWACVWLAAVSWSSGLANSLLQSTLTLRLSFCGRHTLDHFFCEVPALIKLACGDTTVNDLSLALGAIPFGMVAPLLVLISYTFIVRAVIKLPSAEGRQKALSTCSSHLVVVTMYFGPGIYIYLQPPSKSSQAKFMSFFYCIITPLLNPLIYTLRNKDMKAAWKRIL; encoded by the coding sequence atgaaagaagaaaatgtgagttTTCCCAACACATTTATATTATTGATCTTCTCAGAGTATCCATGGCTAGAGATTCCCTTATTTGGAGTGGTCCTGGTCTCCTACACCCTTATCCTGTTGGGGAACAgctccattattcttctttctgTAGTAGAACCCAGACTCCagacccccatgtacttcttcctggaCAACCTCTCTGTGCTGGACCTCTGTGTCACCTGCACCATTGTGCCACAGCTGCTGACCACCCTCTGGAGCCTAGAGAAGACCATTGCTTCCTGGGGCTGCATCACACAGGCCTATCTTTTCCACTGGACCAGCTGCACTGAATGTGCCTTGCTGGCTGTGATGGCCTTTGATCGCTATGTGGCAATCTGCCATCCCCTCAGGTACACTCTCATAATGCATGCCTGGGCATGTGTGTGGCTGGCAGCTGTGTCCTGGTCCAGTGGCCTGGCCAATTCTCTGCTCCAATCCACACTCACCCTCCGACTTTCATTCTGTGGGAGGCACACCCTTGATCACTTCTTCTGTGAGGTGCCTGCTTTGATCAAGCTGGCCTGTGGTGACACAACTGTTAATGACCTCTCCCTGGCCTTGGGAGCCATCCCTTTTGGAATGGTGGCTCCCCTGCTTGTGCTCATCTCCTACACCTTCATTGTAAGGGCTGTGATAAAGTTACCTTCAGCTGAGGGAAGGCAGAAGGCACTCAGCACCTGCAGCTCCCACTTGGTGGTTGTCACTATGTACTTTGGGCCAGGTATCTACATATATCTACAACCTCCATCCAAAAGCTCTCAGGCCAAGTTCATGTCCTTCTTCTACTGCATCATCACCCCACTTCTCAATCCACTCATCTACACCCTGAGAAACAAGGATATGAAGGCAGCATGGAAGAGAATCTTGTAA